Proteins encoded within one genomic window of Citrobacter amalonaticus Y19:
- the skp gene encoding molecular chaperone Skp, translating to MKKWLLAAGLGLAMVTSAQAADKIAIVNMGSLFQQVAQKTGVSSTLENEFKGRASELQRMESDLQSKMQRLQSMKAGSDRTKLEKDVMAQRQTFSQKAQAFEQDRARRSNEERGKLVTRIQTAVKSVASSQSIDLVVDANTVAYNSSDVKDITADVLKQVK from the coding sequence GTGAAAAAGTGGTTATTAGCGGCAGGTCTTGGTTTAGCAATGGTTACGTCCGCACAGGCGGCTGACAAAATTGCAATCGTCAACATGGGTAGCCTGTTCCAGCAGGTTGCGCAGAAGACCGGTGTTTCCAGCACATTGGAAAATGAGTTTAAAGGCCGCGCGAGCGAACTGCAGCGTATGGAATCCGATCTGCAATCTAAAATGCAGCGTCTGCAGTCCATGAAAGCAGGTAGCGATCGTACTAAGCTGGAAAAAGACGTGATGGCTCAGCGCCAGACCTTCTCTCAGAAAGCGCAGGCTTTTGAGCAGGATCGTGCGCGTCGTTCCAACGAAGAACGTGGCAAACTGGTTACTCGTATCCAGACTGCTGTGAAATCTGTTGCCAGCAGCCAGAGCATCGATCTGGTTGTTGACGCGAACACCGTTGCTTACAACAGCAGCGATGTAAAAGACATCACTGCTGACGTGCTGAAACAGGTTAAATAA
- the lpxD gene encoding UDP-3-O-(3-hydroxymyristoyl)glucosamine N-acyltransferase, protein MPSIRLADLAEQLDAELHGDGDLVITGVASMQSAQTGHITFMVNPKYREHLALCQASAVVMTQDDLPFAKSAALVVKNPYLTYARMAQILDTTPQPAQNIAPSAVVDATATLGSNVSIGANAVIESGVELGDNVVIGAGCFVGKNTKIGAGSRLWANVSVYHDIQIGENCLIQSSTVIGADGFGYANDRGNWVKIPQLGRVIIGDRVEIGACTTIDRGALDDTVIGNGVIIDNQCQIAHNVVIGDNTAVAGGVIMAGSLKIGRYCMIGGASVINGHMEICDKVTVTGMGMVMRPITEPGVYSSGIPLQPNKVWRKTAALVMNIDDMSKRLKAIERKVNQQD, encoded by the coding sequence ATGCCTTCAATTCGACTGGCTGATTTAGCAGAGCAGTTGGATGCAGAATTACACGGTGATGGCGATCTCGTCATCACCGGCGTTGCGTCCATGCAATCTGCGCAAACGGGTCACATCACGTTCATGGTGAATCCGAAATACCGTGAGCACCTGGCCTTATGCCAGGCGTCTGCCGTTGTCATGACGCAGGACGATCTTCCTTTTGCTAAGAGTGCGGCGCTGGTAGTGAAGAATCCCTACCTGACGTACGCGCGAATGGCACAAATTTTAGATACCACGCCGCAGCCGGCACAGAACATTGCACCGAGTGCAGTGGTTGATGCGACGGCAACGCTGGGTAGCAATGTTTCAATTGGCGCGAATGCGGTGATTGAATCTGGCGTAGAGCTTGGCGATAACGTGGTTATTGGCGCGGGCTGTTTCGTTGGGAAAAATACGAAAATTGGGGCCGGTTCGCGCCTGTGGGCGAATGTATCGGTTTACCACGACATTCAGATCGGTGAGAATTGCCTGATCCAGTCCAGTACGGTCATTGGTGCTGACGGTTTTGGCTATGCCAACGATCGTGGCAATTGGGTGAAGATCCCGCAGTTGGGTCGCGTCATTATTGGCGATCGCGTGGAGATCGGTGCCTGTACTACCATTGACCGTGGTGCTCTGGATGATACGGTGATCGGCAATGGGGTTATCATTGATAACCAGTGTCAGATTGCACATAACGTTGTGATTGGCGACAATACGGCGGTTGCCGGGGGCGTCATCATGGCGGGCAGCCTGAAGATTGGCCGTTACTGCATGATCGGCGGTGCCAGCGTAATCAATGGGCATATGGAAATATGCGACAAGGTTACCGTGACGGGCATGGGGATGGTGATGCGCCCCATCACTGAACCTGGCGTCTATTCCTCAGGCATTCCGCTGCAACCTAACAAAGTATGGCGTAAGACAGCCGCACTGGTGATGAATATTGATGATATGAGCAAGCGCCTCAAAGCCATTGAGCGCAAGGTTAATCAACAAGACTAA
- the fabZ gene encoding 3-hydroxyacyl-ACP dehydratase FabZ, which yields MTTNTHTLHIEEILELLPHRFPFLLVDRVLDFEEGRFLRAVKNVSVNEPFFQGHFPGKPIFPGVLILEAMAQATGILAFKSVGKLEPGELYYFAGIDEARFKRPVVPGDQMIMEVTFEKTRRGLTRFKGVALVDGKVVCEATMMCARSREA from the coding sequence TTGACTACTAACACTCATACTCTGCATATTGAAGAGATTTTAGAACTTCTGCCGCACCGTTTTCCGTTTTTACTGGTTGACCGCGTGCTGGACTTTGAAGAAGGTCGTTTTCTGCGCGCAGTGAAAAATGTCTCCGTTAACGAGCCATTTTTCCAGGGGCATTTCCCGGGTAAACCGATTTTCCCTGGCGTGCTGATTCTGGAAGCCATGGCACAGGCTACGGGTATTCTTGCGTTTAAAAGCGTAGGGAAACTGGAGCCAGGAGAACTCTACTATTTCGCGGGTATCGATGAAGCACGCTTTAAGCGTCCCGTTGTGCCAGGCGATCAGATGATCATGGAAGTCACTTTCGAGAAAACGCGCCGTGGCCTGACCCGCTTTAAAGGGGTTGCGCTGGTTGACGGTAAAGTAGTTTGCGAAGCAACGATGATGTGCGCTCGTAGCCGGGAGGCCTGA
- the lpxA gene encoding acyl-ACP--UDP-N-acetylglucosamine O-acyltransferase has translation MIDKSAFIHPTAIVEEGASLGANVHIGPFCLVGPHVEIGEGTVLKSHVVVNGHTKIGRDNEIYQFASIGEVNQDLKYAGEPTRVEIGDRNRIRESVTIHRGTVQGGGLTKVGSDNLLMINAHVAHDCTIGDRCILANNATLAGHVSLDDYVIIGGMTAVHQFCIIGAHVMVGGCSGVAQDVPPYVIAQGNHATPFGVNIEGLKRRGFTREAITAIRNAYKALYRSGKTLDEVKPEIAELAKQYPDVQAFSDFFARSTRGLIR, from the coding sequence GTGATTGATAAATCCGCCTTTATTCATCCAACCGCCATTGTGGAAGAGGGGGCGTCACTCGGCGCTAACGTTCACATTGGTCCTTTTTGCCTTGTTGGACCCCATGTTGAAATTGGTGAGGGTACCGTACTGAAGTCTCACGTTGTCGTGAATGGTCATACTAAAATTGGCCGCGATAACGAGATATATCAGTTCGCCTCCATCGGCGAAGTGAACCAGGATCTGAAATATGCTGGCGAACCGACCCGAGTGGAAATAGGCGATCGTAACCGCATTCGCGAAAGCGTTACCATTCATCGTGGCACAGTGCAGGGCGGTGGATTGACGAAGGTGGGCAGCGATAACTTACTGATGATCAATGCCCACGTGGCACACGATTGCACAATAGGGGATCGCTGTATTCTGGCGAATAACGCCACGCTTGCCGGTCACGTCTCGCTGGATGACTACGTTATCATCGGTGGCATGACCGCAGTGCATCAGTTCTGCATTATTGGTGCACACGTGATGGTCGGTGGCTGTTCTGGCGTTGCTCAGGACGTTCCGCCGTACGTTATTGCTCAGGGCAACCACGCGACGCCGTTTGGCGTCAACATCGAAGGGTTGAAGCGTCGCGGCTTTACCCGCGAGGCGATCACCGCCATTCGCAATGCTTACAAAGCGTTGTACCGCAGCGGCAAAACGCTGGATGAAGTGAAACCGGAAATCGCCGAACTGGCGAAGCAGTACCCGGATGTACAGGCGTTCAGTGATTTCTTTGCCCGCTCAACGCGCGGACTGATTCGTTAA
- the lpxB gene encoding lipid-A-disaccharide synthase, producing the protein MAEQRSLTIALVAGETSGDILGAGLIRALKARVPDARFVGVAGPRMQAEGCEAWYEMEELAVMGIVEVLGRLRRLLHIRADLTRRFTELQPDVFVGIDAPDFNITLEGNLKKQGIKTIHYVSPSVWAWRQKRVFKIGRSTNMVLAFLPFEKAFYDKYNVPCRFIGHTMADAMPLDPDKNAAREVLGIPRDAHCLALLPGSRGAEVEMLSADFLKTAQLLRKNYPDLEVVVPLVNAKRREQFEQIKADVAPELSVHLLDGMGREAMIASDAALLASGTAALECMLAKCPMVVGYRMKPFTFWLAKRLVKTDYVSLPNLLAGRELVKELLQEECEPQKLAEALLPLLANGKTSHAMHDTFRELHQQIRCNADEQAADAVLELVQ; encoded by the coding sequence ATGGCAGAGCAGCGCTCCTTAACGATTGCCCTGGTCGCCGGAGAAACCTCCGGCGATATTCTTGGTGCCGGCTTAATCCGGGCGTTGAAAGCGCGCGTACCTGACGCGCGTTTTGTCGGCGTCGCCGGCCCGCGCATGCAGGCCGAAGGCTGTGAAGCCTGGTATGAAATGGAAGAACTGGCGGTGATGGGCATTGTGGAAGTGCTTGGACGCCTGCGTCGTCTGCTGCATATCCGCGCCGATCTGACCCGTCGATTCACCGAGTTGCAGCCCGATGTCTTCGTCGGTATTGATGCTCCCGATTTTAATATTACCCTCGAAGGGAATCTGAAAAAACAGGGCATCAAAACGATTCATTACGTCAGTCCGTCCGTCTGGGCGTGGCGACAGAAACGCGTTTTCAAAATAGGCAGATCCACTAACATGGTTCTGGCTTTTCTGCCTTTCGAAAAAGCGTTTTACGATAAGTACAACGTGCCGTGCCGTTTTATCGGTCACACGATGGCGGATGCTATGCCGCTGGATCCGGATAAAAACGCGGCGCGAGAGGTGCTGGGGATCCCACGCGACGCACACTGCCTGGCGTTATTACCCGGCAGTCGCGGTGCAGAAGTGGAAATGCTCAGCGCCGACTTCCTGAAAACTGCCCAATTGTTGCGTAAGAACTATCCCGATCTTGAGGTGGTGGTGCCATTGGTGAACGCCAAACGGCGTGAACAGTTCGAGCAGATCAAAGCAGACGTTGCACCGGAGCTTTCCGTCCACCTGCTGGACGGGATGGGGCGAGAAGCGATGATCGCCAGCGATGCCGCGCTGCTGGCATCCGGTACCGCCGCGCTCGAGTGCATGCTGGCGAAATGCCCGATGGTGGTGGGATATCGCATGAAGCCCTTTACGTTCTGGCTGGCGAAGCGGCTGGTGAAGACCGATTATGTCTCGCTGCCAAACCTGCTGGCGGGAAGGGAACTGGTGAAAGAGCTGTTGCAGGAAGAGTGCGAGCCGCAAAAGCTGGCTGAGGCGCTTCTCCCCTTGTTGGCCAATGGTAAAACCAGCCATGCGATGCATGATACTTTCCGCGAACTGCATCAGCAGATCCGCTGCAACGCCGATGAGCAGGCGGCGGATGCGGTCCTGGAGCTAGTACAATGA
- the rnhB gene encoding ribonuclease HII, with protein sequence MIEFVYPHTHLVAGVDEVGRGPLVGAVVTAAVILDPARPIVGLNDSKKLSEKRRLALYDEIKEKALSWSLGRAEPHEIDELNILHATMLAMQRAVAGLHIAPEYVLIDGNRCPALPVPSLAVVKGDSRVAEISAASILAKVTRDAEMTELDSVFPQYGFAQHKGYPTAFHLEKLAEHGATEHHRRSFAPVKRALGLAS encoded by the coding sequence ATGATCGAATTTGTTTATCCGCACACGCATTTAGTGGCGGGTGTGGATGAAGTCGGACGGGGTCCATTGGTCGGCGCAGTCGTCACTGCTGCCGTGATCCTCGACCCGGCTCGTCCGATTGTGGGTCTGAACGATTCCAAAAAATTGTCTGAAAAGCGCCGTCTGGCGCTGTATGACGAAATCAAAGAAAAAGCGTTGAGCTGGAGTCTCGGTCGTGCAGAACCGCACGAGATCGATGAACTGAATATTCTCCATGCCACTATGCTGGCGATGCAGCGAGCGGTGGCGGGGTTACATATTGCGCCGGAATACGTGCTGATCGACGGTAATCGCTGCCCGGCATTGCCTGTGCCGTCCCTGGCGGTGGTGAAAGGCGACAGCCGGGTGGCGGAAATCAGCGCCGCGTCTATTCTTGCAAAAGTCACGCGTGACGCCGAAATGACCGAGCTGGATAGCGTTTTCCCGCAGTATGGTTTTGCCCAACACAAAGGGTATCCAACCGCTTTCCATCTGGAAAAACTGGCTGAACATGGCGCAACGGAGCATCACCGACGTAGTTTTGCTCCCGTTAAACGCGCACTGGGACTCGCGTCCTGA
- the dnaE gene encoding DNA polymerase III subunit alpha: protein MSEPRFVHLRVHSDYSMIDGLAKTGPLVKKAAALGMPALAITDFTNLCGLVKFYGAGHGAGIKPIVGADFHVQSEQMGDELTHLTVLAANNTGYQNLTLLISKAYQRGYGAAGPIIDRDWLIELKEGLILLSGGRMGDVGRSLLRGNSALVEECVAFYEEHFPDCYFLELIRTGRPDEENYLHAAVELAEARGLPVVATNDVRFINSEDFDAHEIRVAIHDGFTLDDPKRPRNYSPQQYMRSEEEMCELFSDIPEALENTVEIAKRCNVTVRLGEYFLPQFPTGDMTTEDFLVQKSKEGLEERLEFLFPDEAERKEKRPPYDERLDIELQVINQMGFPGYFLIVMEFIQWSKDNGVPVGPGRGSGAGSLVAYALKITDLDPLEFDLLFERFLNPERVSMPDFDVDFCMEKRDQVIEHVADMYGRDAVSQIITFGTMAAKAVIRDVGRVLGHPYGFVDRISKLVPPDPGMTLAKAFEAEPQLPEIYEADEEVKALIDMARKLEGVTRNAGKHAGGVVIAPTKITDFAPLYCDEQGLHPVTQFDKNDVEYAGLVKFDFLGLRTLTIINWALEMINARREKHGEPPLDIAAIPLDDKKSFDMLQRSETTAVFQLESRGMKDLIKRLQPDCFEDMIALVALFRPGPLQSGMVDNFIDRKHGREEISYPDVQWQHESLKPVLEPTYGIILYQEQVMQIAQVLSGYTLGGADMLRRAMGKKKPEEMAKQRGTFEEGARKNGVDGELAMKIFDLVEKFAGYGFNKSHSAAYALVSYQTLWLKAHYPAEFMAAVMTADMDNTEKVVGLVDECWRMGLKILPPDINSGLYHFHVNDDGEIVYGIGAIKGVGEGPIEAIIEARNNGGYFRELFDLCARTDTKKLNRRVLEKLIMSGAFDRLGPHRAALMNSLGDALKAADQHAKAEAIGQADMFGVLAEEPEQIEQSYASCQPWPEQVVLDGERETLGLYLTGHPINQYLKEIERYVGGYRLKDMHPTERGKVTTAAGLVIAARVMVTKRGNRIGICTLDDRSGRLEVMLFTDALDKYQQLLEKDRILIVSGQVSFDDFSGGLKMTAREVMDIDEAREKYARGLAISLTDRQIDDQLLNRLRQSLEPHRSGTIPVHLYYQRADARARLRFGATWRVSPSDRLLNDLRGLIGSEQVELEFD from the coding sequence ATGTCTGAACCTCGTTTCGTCCACCTGCGGGTGCACAGCGACTACTCCATGATCGATGGGCTGGCGAAAACCGGGCCGCTGGTGAAAAAGGCGGCCGCGTTGGGCATGCCTGCACTGGCGATCACCGATTTTACGAATCTCTGTGGTCTGGTGAAGTTCTACGGAGCGGGCCATGGCGCAGGGATTAAACCCATTGTTGGCGCTGATTTCCATGTTCAGAGTGAGCAGATGGGTGATGAACTCACGCATCTGACGGTACTCGCCGCGAATAACACCGGTTATCAAAATCTCACCCTGCTTATCTCCAAAGCGTATCAGCGCGGCTATGGTGCGGCGGGACCGATCATTGACCGCGACTGGCTGATCGAGCTGAAAGAAGGGTTGATCCTGCTCTCCGGCGGTCGCATGGGCGACGTCGGGCGCAGTCTGCTGCGCGGCAACAGCGCGCTGGTGGAAGAGTGTGTCGCTTTCTACGAAGAGCACTTTCCGGACTGTTACTTCCTTGAGCTGATCCGGACCGGCAGACCCGATGAAGAGAATTATCTGCATGCAGCCGTTGAACTGGCGGAAGCACGCGGTTTGCCGGTGGTGGCCACCAACGACGTGCGCTTTATCAACAGCGAAGACTTCGACGCGCATGAAATCCGCGTCGCCATTCACGATGGTTTTACGCTCGACGATCCCAAGCGTCCGCGCAACTACTCGCCGCAGCAGTATATGCGCTCGGAAGAGGAGATGTGCGAACTTTTCTCCGACATTCCGGAAGCACTGGAAAACACCGTCGAAATTGCCAAACGCTGCAACGTAACGGTGCGTCTGGGTGAGTACTTCCTGCCGCAGTTCCCGACCGGTGATATGACCACGGAAGATTTCCTGGTACAGAAATCGAAAGAGGGGCTGGAAGAGCGTCTGGAATTCTTGTTCCCGGATGAAGCTGAGCGGAAAGAGAAACGTCCGCCGTACGATGAACGCCTGGACATTGAGCTACAGGTGATCAACCAGATGGGGTTCCCGGGCTACTTCCTCATCGTGATGGAATTTATCCAGTGGTCGAAAGATAACGGCGTGCCGGTAGGCCCGGGGCGTGGTTCCGGTGCGGGATCGCTGGTGGCCTATGCGCTGAAAATCACCGACCTCGATCCGCTGGAATTTGACCTGCTGTTCGAACGTTTCCTTAACCCGGAACGTGTCTCCATGCCTGACTTCGACGTTGACTTCTGTATGGAGAAACGCGACCAGGTGATCGAACACGTTGCTGACATGTACGGTCGTGATGCGGTATCGCAGATTATTACCTTCGGTACGATGGCGGCGAAAGCGGTTATCCGCGACGTGGGCCGTGTACTGGGCCACCCGTACGGCTTTGTCGACAGGATTTCGAAGCTGGTACCACCTGATCCTGGGATGACGCTGGCAAAAGCCTTCGAAGCCGAACCGCAACTGCCTGAGATTTACGAGGCAGATGAAGAGGTCAAAGCGCTGATCGACATGGCGCGTAAGCTGGAAGGCGTGACCCGTAACGCCGGTAAACACGCCGGTGGGGTGGTTATCGCCCCGACGAAAATCACCGATTTCGCGCCGCTGTACTGTGATGAACAGGGGCTGCATCCGGTTACCCAGTTTGATAAAAACGACGTGGAATATGCCGGCCTCGTGAAGTTCGACTTCCTCGGCCTGCGTACGCTCACCATCATCAACTGGGCGCTGGAGATGATCAACGCCCGCCGCGAGAAGCACGGCGAGCCGCCGCTGGATATTGCCGCTATCCCGCTGGATGACAAGAAAAGCTTCGACATGCTGCAACGCTCGGAAACCACGGCGGTCTTCCAGCTTGAATCCCGCGGCATGAAAGACCTGATTAAGCGTCTGCAGCCTGACTGCTTCGAAGATATGATAGCCCTGGTGGCGCTGTTCCGTCCGGGGCCGTTGCAGTCCGGGATGGTGGATAACTTCATCGACCGTAAGCACGGGCGCGAAGAGATTTCCTATCCGGATGTGCAGTGGCAACACGAAAGCCTGAAACCCGTGCTGGAGCCGACCTACGGCATCATCCTGTATCAGGAACAGGTCATGCAGATTGCCCAGGTGCTCTCTGGCTATACCCTTGGCGGCGCGGACATGCTGCGCCGTGCGATGGGTAAGAAAAAGCCGGAAGAGATGGCCAAGCAGCGCGGCACCTTCGAAGAAGGGGCGAGAAAGAACGGCGTTGATGGCGAACTGGCGATGAAAATCTTTGACCTGGTGGAGAAATTCGCCGGGTACGGATTTAACAAATCGCACTCAGCCGCCTACGCGCTGGTCTCTTACCAGACGCTGTGGCTGAAAGCGCACTATCCTGCCGAGTTTATGGCGGCGGTGATGACCGCGGATATGGACAACACCGAGAAAGTGGTGGGGCTGGTGGACGAATGCTGGCGCATGGGGCTGAAGATCCTGCCGCCGGATATCAACTCCGGGCTGTACCACTTCCACGTCAACGACGACGGCGAGATTGTTTACGGCATCGGTGCGATCAAAGGCGTGGGTGAAGGTCCGATCGAGGCGATCATCGAGGCGCGTAACAACGGCGGCTACTTCCGCGAATTGTTCGATCTTTGCGCGCGCACCGATACTAAAAAGCTCAACCGGCGGGTGCTGGAAAAACTGATCATGTCCGGGGCGTTCGACAGGCTGGGGCCACATCGTGCCGCACTGATGAACTCGCTGGGCGATGCGCTGAAAGCCGCCGACCAGCACGCGAAAGCGGAAGCGATTGGTCAGGCGGATATGTTCGGCGTGCTGGCGGAAGAGCCAGAGCAGATTGAGCAGTCCTACGCCAGCTGCCAGCCGTGGCCGGAGCAGGTGGTGTTAGATGGGGAACGCGAAACGTTGGGGCTGTATCTGACGGGTCACCCTATCAATCAGTATTTGAAAGAAATTGAGCGCTATGTCGGAGGCTACCGGCTGAAAGACATGCATCCGACAGAACGTGGTAAAGTGACCACGGCTGCGGGGCTCGTCATTGCCGCAAGGGTTATGGTCACCAAGCGCGGCAATCGTATCGGCATCTGTACGCTGGATGACCGTTCCGGACGTCTGGAGGTAATGTTATTTACCGACGCTCTGGATAAATACCAGCAATTGCTGGAAAAAGACCGCATACTTATCGTCAGCGGACAGGTCAGCTTTGATGACTTCAGCGGGGGGCTTAAAATGACCGCCCGCGAAGTGATGGATATTGACGAAGCCCGGGAAAAATATGCTCGCGGGCTTGCTATCTCGCTGACGGACAGGCAAATTGATGACCAGCTTTTAAACCGACTCCGTCAGTCTCTGGAACCCCACCGCTCTGGGACAATTCCAGTACATCTCTACTATCAGAGGGCGGATGCACGTGCGCGGTTGCGTTTTGGCGCGACGTGGCGTGTCTCTCCGAGCGATCGTTTGCTAAACGATCTCCGTGGCCTCATTGGTTCGGAGCAGGTGGAACTGGAGTTTGACTAA
- the accA gene encoding acetyl-CoA carboxylase carboxyl transferase subunit alpha — translation MSLNFLDFEQPIAELEAKIDSLTAVSRQDEKLDINIDEEVHRLREKSVELTRKIFADLGAWQVAQLARHPQRPYTLDYVRLAFDEFDELAGDRAYADDKAIVGGIARLDGRPVMIIGHQKGRETKEKIRRNFGMPAPEGYRKALRLMEMAERFHMPIITFIDTPGAYPGVGAEERGQSEAIARNLREMSRLSVPVICTVIGEGGSGGALAIGVGDKVNMLQYSTYSVISPEGCASILWKSADKAPLAAEAMGIVAPRLKELKLIDSIIPEPLGGAHRNPEVMAASLKAQLLADLADLDVLSTEDLKNRRYQRLMSYGYA, via the coding sequence ATGAGTCTGAATTTCCTTGATTTTGAACAGCCGATTGCAGAGCTGGAAGCAAAAATCGATTCTCTGACTGCGGTGAGCCGTCAGGACGAGAAACTGGATATTAACATCGATGAAGAAGTGCATCGTCTGCGTGAAAAGAGCGTAGAGCTGACGCGCAAAATCTTCGCCGATCTTGGCGCATGGCAGGTTGCCCAACTGGCACGCCATCCGCAGCGTCCTTACACCCTGGATTATGTTCGCCTGGCGTTTGATGAATTTGACGAACTGGCGGGCGATCGCGCCTATGCCGACGATAAAGCGATCGTCGGCGGCATCGCGCGTCTGGACGGTCGCCCTGTGATGATCATTGGTCATCAGAAAGGCCGTGAGACCAAAGAAAAAATCCGTCGTAACTTCGGTATGCCGGCGCCGGAAGGCTATCGTAAAGCGCTGCGTTTGATGGAAATGGCCGAGCGTTTCCACATGCCGATCATTACCTTTATCGATACGCCGGGTGCTTACCCAGGCGTGGGTGCGGAAGAGCGCGGTCAGTCTGAAGCTATCGCCCGAAACCTGCGCGAAATGTCACGTCTGAGCGTTCCGGTTATCTGCACCGTGATCGGTGAGGGTGGTTCCGGTGGCGCGCTGGCTATCGGCGTGGGTGACAAAGTGAATATGCTGCAATACAGCACTTATTCCGTTATCTCCCCGGAAGGCTGTGCGTCCATTCTGTGGAAAAGCGCGGACAAAGCGCCGTTGGCCGCAGAAGCAATGGGTATCGTTGCGCCGCGTCTCAAAGAGCTGAAGCTGATTGACTCTATTATTCCGGAACCGCTGGGCGGCGCGCACCGCAACCCGGAAGTGATGGCGGCTTCGCTTAAAGCACAACTGCTGGCCGATCTTGCCGATCTCGATGTGCTGAGCACCGAAGATTTGAAAAACCGTCGCTATCAGCGTCTGATGAGCTACGGTTACGCGTAA